From Manihot esculenta cultivar AM560-2 chromosome 18, M.esculenta_v8, whole genome shotgun sequence:
attaaatgattaaaaaaattttattctttgtTTTTGGTTGGAATCTGCATCTCAATATATTCTCATGTATTTCTTTTGCTCTATCACACAAATAACCATGAAAGGCTAACCGCCCAACCAATGGGGTGGCATTAGTTGCATCTCTGTTTTCTGAGAGAATCTTTTGCCACAACCAGTGGCTTAGTTACGTGAGATTCAATGTCTTTGACTTTGTTACACTCCACAAATGCATTCATGTCTTTTTCTAGGACTATGGCTGGTGGCTACTTGAAATACATTATTCTAGAAAATCTTgtgcataaatttataattaactaGCATTAGAAGTTTTGTTGAGAAAGCTAATGATAACTTGTAGAGATTCGCATTATTGTCGAGTTATTGGACCTTCCTCTTGGAAGTTACAGCAGTTCTTAAGCGCATGGGATGGCAGGGAAAATGTAACAAATGAAAATTTGGCTGTTTCTTATTTCTGATTAATATTAGTTATCATGAAAAATCCCGGCTCTAATTGGCTCAAatgatttttagattttttttccctttttcacCGGACTCAAAATAGTTAATTCAGATTATTTAATAGTTCAGAACTAAGTTATTAtataatctttaattttttgctAATCAACCCTTCATGTTGCAACTCTGTTGTGTTATATTGAGTACTGTTGCTAATATAACACAGATCCTCACCTATCATGGTTTGTTAGTGTCTCGGGCGGTATCGTTGTCCCATGAGTGGACTTTCACCGCCCATGAGTGGACTTTTCACTGTTGACCCTCTAACTCcgcataattttttaattcagaaTGATTCTCATATCAATTGTATCAGCCCGACTCTAAAACCACAAATAAATTTTGTACACTTAGGTCCAAAttagtttatttaaattatttaataattttgagataggttattatttaattctatgcTAACCACTGATATgggatattatatattatatgttatcttaatttattattatttttattgttatatttCATGCAGGATGCGGTGAAAGATATTGAGTAGAAGCAAGAAGATTGGGTTTAACAAGGCAAGTTAATGACAAGATGACTGAAATTGTAAGTTTACGAGGATCATCATGTAAATCCATTTGTATTATTTGATCCAATTATAGGAAAATGCCTCATCCATCTTTTTTTCCTCCACTCCCTGTAAATTAGGGATTCTTTAGATTTGCTATATAGCTAAATAAGCATTATAGCAAAATGAGCACAATTctagttttatatatttattttttgaaaaaaaaaaaaaaatctacttaTTTTATCAGTATTCTTCTTTtgatttcttcttctcctctagCTGGAACTTGAGCTTGTCATAAatctcattaattatttttctttctccatttttCTTCAATATTGCTCTTTTCCTATGAGGTGGAAAATGGGGAagcaaaaataataatcatttgCACTTAGTGTATTCCTTTTCTGATTTTATGAGTACAGCAGAAATGATTTTATATAGTTGGTTGCTTTCTGTTGTTTTgtacttaaaaaataatttgatacaACGAATGATGAGATTTTATCATgcattataataataaagaaaaattactatttagaccctataatatgtaaaaatttattaattgatttttatattttaaaaaatatattaaaatatttttgatgtttttaaaaatttattagttaattattctattaattttaatagttaaataattaactatttaatttttataattttgaaaaactcATCAATTGATCCCttgagtttttaaaatatttattaattaatttttttgtattaaaaatattttaattttttttataatatttaacggttaaaattattgaagagattgattaatagattttttaaaattttagagactttttaatatatttttttaaaataaatagatcaattaataaatttttttataatataagaattaaataataattttttttaataataaaattacagaTATCTGATGGATAATATTTTTGTATGCAGAAGCCACCaattggaaaaagaaaagaatgctTGACCTAAGAACTGCCATCTGTTAGTACTGAAACTTGAAAGAGAACACAAACaaagaaaatccaaaatttattaaaattctaaGAAAGTATACGTAAAATTTATTACATAATTTAAATCAATATTACCGCTACCATAACCACCACCACTCAATAACCATCGCAATGAGCACCTAGCCACCGTCCACCTACTACCGCCACCACAACCATTAACCAAAAGTTATTACtaattattatcataataaataaattaaatattaaaataatttattatcttaACAAAATGAATGGATGATGTGGAACTACGTcccaaaatatattaaattacacATGTATCTCTATGACCTCAACCTCATTAAGAGTTTATTTGacattagaaattatttttaaaatagtgtttagtattttaattcaattaaaatattattatttaataattgatgaagtgatttataaaaaaaatatttttataatgtttGATTAAATACCATCCAAATAGCTATACTATTCACTGCTACGACATATGACGGTTACAACAATCGTTGATATTATCGAACAATcctaaatatattagttaggAAGTAGTAAATTAAATTGCAACATAAaagtaaatgaaaatattttaattataaaataaattttaaaaattatataatcacatttttaacaatatctaaaatgattttttttttttttgtcatttgGCAGTATGATTCTATAATCATGTTTTAATTAGTTGCAACCTctacataattaaaatatattaaataggcATTAACGTATTAAAGAACAACCAGTTAGTGCACAACCCAATGTCACAAACCCTAACACGCTTAGTCCTTGATGTAATAACATATTAAATCAcaattaatttgtatttttatactttaaaatcAACCAAGGCtaattacataattaatataGTGTATATGAGATTCAAGAATGGATATAGGTTGAGGACGTATTTTAGTAaagtttatttctatttttattccattttcttttatttatttatttatttttatctttttgtaaTGTGTAACCGTCATTTTATGTTCATATTTTTCTGCCACATTCACACTGACAGTATGTACGGAGGtactatattattttttctcGTTAAGTGGCCATTTAACTCTATTCGACGTCACTTGGAACGATCCCAAATATTGCAGGGTCTGcttttttatggaagttaacGGGTTTTCGGGGCTAGgattccacaggcaggttcacaTCCAACCCGACTTGTTTGGACAGACGCTGAACCAGTATGGGATTTAGAGTCGTGTATTAGGCCCTCATTGAGTTCAGACTTGGTTCTTCTCATTTGAACTGCCTCAAGTCCAGACATATGGAGCCCGACAATCATCAAGTACTCATTTACCCGCTCATTAATAATTTCATGATTTATGAGGGGGTAAATTTTGAGATTGTAATTATTACCACGTGGCTTTAGAAGGATTCTGTCAAAACGTCCTTTCCATGCCTTTCTCCATTTCAAATTTTCGCTTTTGCTCGTTGCTCTGTCTCTTGCGTTGCTTCTATTATCTTGCCCTCTCTTCCCTGTAATCTTGATTCTCCGATCCGAGGTACGTTTTGCTCCTCTCATGGCTTATACTAGGATTTTCGAGGTGAGCGGTCTGATTTCTTCTGTCACTccttcattttttttcattatttttcttgCGACCTTGCTGATACCTCAATATTCAAGATTAGAGCTTCCTTGCCTAACATGCTCATAGTTCTTCTTAACCCACCACCGGAAGGCTTGATAGATGCTCAACATGAGTGTAATTTGGTCTTTTTTGTCAAACAGTACGAATTCGGGCTAACATTTCTTTTTACCCCTTTTTCATTGAGGTCTTTCAGCATTTAGGGTGACTCCTCAAATGTTGTCCCccaattttatcttatttatatGCTGTTTTGAGTCCATTTGCTTATGTTGGGAATTTTCCCCTTCCTTTGAGTTGTTTTATACTTTGTTTCATTTGGTTAGATCTAATCATGGGTTCTATTATTTTGGCCCCCAAGTTGAGTTGTCTATATTTGCAAGGTATAAGGACTCAATTAAGGGTTTGGTAGATAATTTCATTGTCGTTGAGTTGAAGGAGAGCGGAGAGCTCGAGAATTAGCTGGGATATTAACCTCTCTTGGGGAGAGGTGCCTCAGGGCTGTAATGAATTCCCTAAGTTAATCTTAGTAGATCAGATCTGCTTTCTTCGACTGACCTTTGTAAGGAAGaaatatgatgtcgagaagtgtatgttcatGTCCAATCTACGAGATTGTCATCAAGTTGGTACCTTTTGATTTTTTctctgtgtttttttttttttactattttgagttttgattaaattggtttttctttttcaaccTCCGACATGCCAATGGGTAAATCAAGCTCCCCAAGAACTTCACCCTGTTTAGGGAGAGCATGAAAGACACCTTGATTGCTTTCAAAACCAACAAGTCCATTACCGATGTGGCCAAGAAGGTTTTCCAGACTGTGACTTCAGCATGTGAGCTTGCCCCTCTACTCATACTACCGTACATTCCTTGGTATTGGTGCCAATGTCGGGAGGTTCCCATTCTACAAGCTTCAGGACATCATTCCCTCTCAAGACGCCGGCCTCCTTTAAGGCTCCATCTACTCCCAAAGAAGTTTCTAAGGAGCTTATCGTTATCAGCAAGTTAGCATAGAGCAATTCGAATGAGGGAACTAGGTCTCCCCCTTGAACATTTCTCCCATTAAAGTTGTGGGTGTTATTGCCATTGAGGGTAGGGCTGCCAAGCATGTTAGAACTTCAGAATCCACAAAGGCAGTCCCTTCCCCTTCTATTGATAAAGGAAAGAAGATGGTAGAGAACCTATCTTTAGCTCCATGATAACGAGTTGTTGAATGCTGCCGAGATCAATGCTGAATtgaaaaaacttttaaaaaaatattattaatatttttcgcatatttaaaatttaaactttacatatttcattaaaaaaattaaaatagactctttttaaaattaatataataatataattagtttattaatactaattataaatatattaaacattaatactcaatattaaatatttttttaaaaaaataattattaattaaaaatataaacaaaatttgaaattgaaatatataaaaaacaatgaataaaggaaaagaaagagttATCAATAGCTAAataagtaattttaatataaatgattTTAACTGAAATCATTTTTCTATCAAAATCTTAACCATTTTGAgaagatttgattttaatttgagATCAATTCTCAtaagattaaatttttatattattaattttatcaaattcaaaaattataaaaataaatttatttcttttaaattttttaaaattatccatTCCAAATAAGAGGTTTACATTCAGCAGTGACCGAATTATGATCTCTCTCAACTttgtaaaattttcatttttatttatatattttttagaaattttattaaaaatataattttgagatctccaattttataaaatttgtacatatatttttatatttttcattatttttcatttatatacattttagaaattttattaaaaatataattaataaaaattactctCATTTAATTCTgccaatttataaaaatttagagtaaaattagtaaaattttaaatgcaatTAGCAATATCTatgatcaaattttattttttttaataaaatgtagataatatgatttatatgtgcttaattattatgatttttataaatttataaatttaagtattgGATTgggtaaattttaatttaggtaTTTAATAGATTAATTCAATTAGTAAAGAGGTGTGAgtatatattcaataaaaatataaatagaaaaaaatatttttttttccattatttAGGTATcagaaagaaaaataacaagaaaaatacaatttttttaatagttaaactttatattatttaataattataaagataaaaaaaagtaattatatttttttactgttttttccctaaaataaagaaaaagtgagggaattaatttattacttttttagcttaattttaatttattaaggaTTAAAATAGAGATTTGCCGTTAAATTGCCAGCTGCCACATCTTTACCTCTCAGCCACACATTTCAAAGTCACCGGTTGACTCACTGTTGTTGAAGTCTTCCTCAGATCGATGACATAAAATTTGCAAGAACAACTTGCTCACTATTCCTCAAGACCGGCGGCGATATTCCTTCTTCTCTACTAAGATTTTCTGAAATCTGTTAAATTTAACTGTAAGTCCTTTGATTTTGCATAATTTTCTAATATAGTCCTCTAAATTAATGTAGATATATTATTAttggttgattttttatttgatcgATGCATGGTTAGATGATTTAATAATAGCTAATGCTCTGATATTTCAATCAATTAGTAAATCTGAAAACATTTGTGCTTACTATCTAACCAGAGAAGAGTTGAAAGCAGGTGAACATAGTAGGCGAAGATGGCCTCAGTTGCAGTTGATCATGTGATTGGCACAATAATGTCTGCTCTTCAAGAGGAAGCAACATTGTTAGTAGGTATCAAAGATGAACTTGAGGAAATCAGCAAAGAACTTGTAAGCATGAGATCTTTTCTACAAGATGCTGAGAGAAACAAAGTCATGTCAAAAGGAGAGGAGACATGGGTTGCAGAGGTGAGGGACACTGCACACCAAATAGAAGACCTCATTGATGAGTACATGTATTACATGTATCGGAAACAATATTCAACAGTCGCCCATCGAATTTTTCTTACTCCAAAATCTCTTTTGGAGAAGCGTAGGATTGCCTCTAAGCTACAACAGATCAATAAAAACATCATAGGGATGGATGAGAGGAGAAAAAGATTTGGAAATGATCATGTAGAAGGTTCCAATGCTCACTGCGATTTGACATTATACCCAAGGGATTCAGCGGTTTTTATGAAAGAAGATGATGTTGTAGGGTTTGTAGATGAAAGCCGATTGTTGAAAACATGGTTAATAGATGGCGAAAAGCATTTAACTCTCATTTCAGTGGTTGGAATGGGAGGATCTGGTAAGACAACTCTAGTTGCCAAGACCTGCAACAATGAAACTGCAAAGTCCTATTTTGATTGCTATGCGTGGGTTACTGTCTCTCAGACATATGCGAGAGATGATTTACTCAGGAAGTTAATCAAAGAATGCCATGAATCAGGGAAGGCACGAGTTCCTAATGATTTGGGTACAAAGGACTTCAAAGACCTCGTAGAATATCTTATTGGTTATTTGAAGCATAAAAAATACCTAGTTATCTTGGATGATGTGTGGGATATAAGCTTATGGGAGAACATAAAGGCATCACTTCCAAATAATGAGTTTGGAAGTCGGATTATATTTACAACTCGAAATGAAGATGTGGGATCTTTTTCTTCCAATGTTAGAAGTCACATGCTTACTATTAAACCGCTGAAGAATGAAGAAGCATGGGATCTTTTTTGCAAGAAAGCATTTTTCAGCAATCCTGATAAATCTTGTCCAGAAGAACTTAAACCTCTAGCATTAGAACTGGTGGGAAAATGTGATGGACTACCTCTTGCAATTGTGGCTTTAGGTGGTGTCATGTCTTCCAAAAAGTCAACAAGTGAGTGGAGTAGTGTTTGGGACAACTTGAATTGGCAACTGAACAGTAATCCAAGGCTAGAAATAGTCAAGAGCATTTTGCTACTTAGTTTCAATTACTTGCCATCTCCATTAAAGTATTGTTTCTTGTATTGTTGCCTCTTCCCAGAAGACTATAAAATTCGACGACAAAGGCTCATTAGACTATGGATAGCGGAAGGATTTATTCAGAATGTTGACAGGACTACACCAAATGAAGTTGCAGAAAGTTATTTCATGGAACTCACACTTCGGAGCATGCTTCAAGTTGGAAGCAGAAATGCATGTGGGAGACCAAGAGCTTGCCAGATGCATGATCTTTTGCGTGAAATTGGTATATCAATGTTGGAGAGAGAGAAGTTTGGTGTAGTATATGATggaaaaataaagattaaagaaTGCCAACTTCATCAAGCTCGTCGCTTGTCTATTCAAACAACTAATGGAGACCTTCAGTCATATGGCAATATGAGACGTCTTCGTTCACTACTTGTATTTGTGGATAGTTCTGTGTCTTTCTCGAGCACATCGTTGCCAAATTTGAAGTTAATGAGGTCTTTAGATTTGGAAAATGTCGCGATTAATATCTTACCAGAAGGATTGGGGACTCTATTGAACTTAAGGTACTTGAACTTGAGAGGAACCCAGGTGCAAAAGCTTCCCAAATCTATTGGAAAACTGAGAAACCTTGAGAGTTTAGACATCACGAATACAAAAGTAAAAGAACTTCCGAGTGAAGTAGCTGAGTTACAGAACTTGTATCATCTGATTATGTGGAGCAAGGGGATTGCAAATAACTTGGGAGATTTTTTGTATCTCAATGGACTGCAAGTACCATTTAAAATTAGCAAATTGAAGAAATTGCAAGTCTTGTATTATATTGAAGCCAAAGGTGACATAATAAGACAACTTGGGAGTATGACCCAACTGAGGAGAATGGGCATTTCAAATTTGAGAGAAGCGGATGAGCATGACTTGTGCTCTTCAATCCTGAACTTGAAACTAATACGCACCTTGCGTCTCTATGTGAATAATGAAGCAGAGTTCCTTCGAATGGATGCACTGGAAACACCCCCACCCCAACTTCAAAAGCTTGGTTTGCATGGGAAACTAGAAAGGGTGCCACATTGGTTTTGCTCGCTTCAAAACCTAACATCATTAGGATTGCTTGGGTCTAGCTTGGAGGAAGATCAACTCCCTCATGTTGCAGCGCTACCCAATTTGGGACGCGTTACTCTAATTAATTCCTTCGTCGGAGAAAATCTACATTTCTACAGTGGATTTGCTAAGCTTAAAGAGTTATACTTGTTTAAGTTCCGTCAACTGAAAGGAATTATTATAGAGAAGGGGGCTATGCCAGATATCCAGAAATTGTGGATTGATTCCTGCTTTGCGTTGGATGCAGTGCCTCGAGGTATCGAATTCCTAACCAATCTTCAAACTATGTGGTTAACAAACTTTTCTTCAAGTCTTATAGATATGAAAAGTATAGATCGTTCAAAGTTGCAGCACATCCCAAATGTCAATATCATTGATACTATAGGTGAGCTTCCACAAACACACCTGTGTCCTTATTATAAGGATTTGAAATAACATTTTAGATTGAGggtgaaatattatttttggaGATGTAGAATTTGGGGGTTATTGAATTTTCTATGAACCAAACTGAAATCGAACCAATAAatatcaattcaatttaatttgattatactTCAAAATCGATTTAGTTTGGTGTGGAATTTCAAGTCatccgtttttttttttttatttttcaaattcgaTTTTGAACAGGCCGAGTACTCTTCCTCAACAGTGACAGCAGTGGTGGTAACGGTAGCAGAGATGGAGAATCCTTTGTTTTATCACAATACCTTCAAGTATGTCacttttttaaatgataaaattttatgtgtCATTAAATTAGGCCAATACTATTTTGTAATAATAGAAATAACTTCACAACAATTATAGTCTAAATATATTTCACTATTAAAAAAGAGTCGAATGATCTCTTCATAACATGCAAAATTCAATTTCTGAATGATCTCTCATCGAACTTTTATCCATTCAAGAGAAATTTCTATCTATTGAGTTAACGAGGATTGTACGGTCATATATCCTAAGGTAAATGCTAAGATAGCATTAAGGAAGAAAAACGTCAAAACACGAGTTATTTGAAAAGGGAGAAGAGAGTAGGGGTGAGTAATCGGTCTGTTCAGTTCAAAACTGAATAgaaccgaataaattaaaaatcgaaattttagtatttataaaagtctaaccgaactgattttgatcagaatttaaatcgaactaaattagtctgattcagtttgattcggttcagtttgaatttttaataatttttttattttgtacattttattttttgtattttaaaatataattggaatattttaaccttaatataatataatctctttatactattgaaaataatatactagtatcactaattggttcgattcgattttttaaatttttttatcaaaacctaactgaattgaaataactgaaatttttaaaattaaaaattaaatcgaattgaaatgaataaaaaatcgaattaaaattttaaattaacttagtttgatcgattttttcgatatGAACCGAAGACAGCTCACCCTAGAAGAGTGATATGCAAAGAAGTATATGGATAATAGATTATACTAATAGAATTAATATAGAATGGccatatgaaaattatattttttttattaaaataaaaaattaaagttattgcaattattaatataataaattatagttaTTCAAGTTTAATAGTTTGATTATTTAATATACGTGACAATTGATTTAgagtgtaaaaaaattattttattttttattatatttaaactatttatatttatttattttttatagttacttaaattgaataaaattttaatttgataatattttatgtaattagctctattaaatctttaattattttatgtttattaccgttaatatttttttgtcaattatatatgattattttatataattattcagatgaaaggaaaaaaatatataacatttgttaattaaattatattatatatgattttaaaaaattatcaaatcaataaataatactaaatgtgagatagtaaaattttttacaCAATCTTTTATTATGGAATTActgttaatatataaatatatatatatttctttatcATCTATTCTTCGTTTTAAAATTCTTCCATATTCTAAATCTGAAGCATCCGTTTCTACAATTTTAAATGCATTCGGATTCGGGATATAAAGATAAATGATTTCTTTTACTAAGGATTTTATGTGCCTTATAATGCTATATGTTCTTCAGTCCATGGACCAGCATTTTTCTTAAGCCTATCATGTAATGGTTTTATCGTTCtgtttaaatttgaataaaaatctATAACATAATTTAGGCAACCTAGAAATCTCTATAATTggattttattagttatttcatTAGGAAACTTATCTCCAACAAAATGCTTGGATCGTTACATAGAATGATTCAGAGTTAAAATAACATACAATTTAAACAACATATGTAAATAAGCAACATAAGTAAATTTATCGGCCTCAAAAATGTCATAGGCTTTTAGATAAATTTACTGGCCTCCCAAAGTCATTAGCCTTTATAAGCAAATAAACAATTTAAATGCAgtagtaaataataattttcatatatggaagATCAGCCTAGActgcaaccacagagcataATTATGGTTTATTTTATTACGGCGGTTagggttcctgcaaccttaacctgTGATCCCCAGAGTTAAGTCAGAGTGTAGGGGAAGAAGAGAAATGTGCCGTCAACACGGGCTTATATAAGTAGTAAGAAAgtataaattcaaaataaaatttattacaaataaactTACTTTTACAGAACTTGAAACTTTTACagaatttttaagaaatataaGCAGAAGAGAATTGATTTACAGAGGAAGTGAAGATAGAGAGAATACAGAAATAGAAAATACATATGTGCCTTCATAAGGGGAGAGGCTCCCTTTTATAgaaatttttaatcttttacTGTTGAGTCACAAGAGATTTACTCTTGATTCACGCGGACTTTTACTGTTCATTAATAGTGACTTGTCTACCACTGCTTCTGTCTTTTACTGCTGCTTTTTACTGTTTATGAACAGTTTGTCTGCCACTGCTGTTCTTTTTACTGTAGATGAATAGTTCGTCTGCTACCTTTTTTACTGTTGATGCACAAGACTTTGTCTGCCACCAATTTTACTGTGTTTGTCTTTAATTTGATTCTGAAGATGATGAGGACGATGAGGTGTCcctttcctttttctcttttcctttttttctttattttttctttctttttcttttcttttcttttttactttgtcggtcttgcttttaatttttattgctgGCAATATTCCGTAACAGTCATCTTCATTACTGTCGCAGTGAGAAGATGCCGGATTTTTATTGAAGGATGACGTACTTGATGCTGTCGACTCCGATTCCGAACTTGACTGTTTTTTAAGTTTTCTTTTGCTGgattttttctttgaagtcTTTTTACTCGAAGATTGCTTGGACGAACCTTTACTACTGGACTTTCCTTCTTGCTTTAGTTCTTCTGTTTTGATTGATTCTCCTAAACTCAATTGACTAAACATTTGTTGGCATATCATTTTATATTCCTCAGGGGTTTTGGCTGCTGCTAGCATAGCTTGACACTGGGCCTTTTGGGCTCCAAACGGAGACTCTCCTTGCAGGGCTAGTTTACTAGCATAGGAGATTGTAGGGAACTGGGTTTTTTTAAGAATCCAATTCTTTACAACAATTTCAGCGGTGGAATTTCTGAATGATCTCCACCATTTTACTTTGTGCTTTTTTACTATAACCGGAATATTTAATTCTGTTGTACACTGAAAATCAAAATACCATTGATATACTCATACGATAAAAAATTGGGtacaaaaatacattaaatggGTATATATTTCTCACTCTAGTGTGGTTTATAATTGGTTTTAAAATACTGATATATTTGGAGTACTTTTGGTGATAAGACATCATCAGTAATACCCCTATACTGCCACCACTTTAAAAACCAGTTAGGAAATCTGGTGGTGGTTTTAATATTTTGCTGGTCAAAATATATCAACCACGAGTGAGTAGTCGTTGGATTTTGAATACAAAAAACATTCCTCCATGCAtctatataatcaaaatagttaTACGAGGTAGAATacttttttaaagttttaaattgtaTTGCAGTGTATAAACTTGGGATCGACCAATCTTTTGGATGGACTACAAGTTTTATTT
This genomic window contains:
- the LOC110606368 gene encoding disease resistance protein RPM1 isoform X5, translated to MASVAVDHVIGTIMSALQEEATLLVGIKDELEEISKELVSMRSFLQDAERNKVMSKGEETWVAEVRDTAHQIEDLIDEYMYYMYRKQYSTVAHRIFLTPKSLLEKRRIASKLQQINKNIIGMDERRKRFGNDHVEGSNAHCDLTLYPRDSAVFMKEDDVVGFVDESRLLKTWLIDGEKHLTLISVVGMGGSGKTTLVAKTCNNETAKSYFDCYAWVTVSQTYARDDLLRKLIKECHESGKARVPNDLGTKDFKDLVEYLIGYLKHKKYLVILDDVWDISLWENIKASLPNNEFGSRIIFTTRNEDVGSFSSNVRSHMLTIKPLKNEEAWDLFCKKAFFSNPDKSCPEELKPLALELVGKCDGLPLAIVALGGVMSSKKSTSEWSSVWDNLNWQLNSNPRLEIVKSILLLSFNYLPSPLKYCFLYCCLFPEDYKIRRQRLIRLWIAEGFIQNVDRTTPNEVAESYFMELTLRSMLQVGSRNACGRPRACQMHDLLREIGISMLEREKFGVVYDGKIKIKECQLHQARRLSIQTTNGDLQSYGNMRRLRSLLVFVDSSVSFSSTSLPNLKLMRSLDLENVAINILPEGLGTLLNLRYLNLRGTQVQKLPKSIGKLRNLESLDITNTKVKELPSEVAELQNLYHLIMWSKGIANNLGDFLYLNGLQVPFKISKLKKLQVLYYIEAKGDIIRQLGSMTQLRRMGISNLREADEHDLCSSILNLKLIRTLRLYVNNEAEFLRMDALETPPPQLQKLGLHGKLERVPHWFCSLQNLTSLGLLGSSLEEDQLPHVAALPNLGRVTLINSFVGENLHFYSGFAKLKELYLFKFRQLKGIIIEKGAMPDIQKLWIDSCFALDAVPRVATTSFCTFIHISVVSNGVASVHNCISFLRVRLKVHGSETYSTDYRRRHHYAVRKASWQEDIVLNFLFEAR
- the LOC110606368 gene encoding disease resistance protein RPM1 isoform X7, coding for MASVAVDHVIGTIMSALQEEATLLVGIKDELEEISKELVSMRSFLQDAERNKVMSKGEETWVAEVRDTAHQIEDLIDEYMYYMYRKQYSTVAHRIFLTPKSLLEKRRIASKLQQINKNIIGMDERRKRFGNDHVEGSNAHCDLTLYPRDSAVFMKEDDVVGFVDESRLLKTWLIDGEKHLTLISVVGMGGSGKTTLVAKTCNNETAKSYFDCYAWVTVSQTYARDDLLRKLIKECHESGKARVPNDLGTKDFKDLVEYLIGYLKHKKYLVILDDVWDISLWENIKASLPNNEFGSRIIFTTRNEDVGSFSSNVRSHMLTIKPLKNEEAWDLFCKKAFFSNPDKSCPEELKPLALELVGKCDGLPLAIVALGGVMSSKKSTSEWSSVWDNLNWQLNSNPRLEIVKSILLLSFNYLPSPLKYCFLYCCLFPEDYKIRRQRLIRLWIAEGFIQNVDRTTPNEVAESYFMELTLRSMLQVGSRNACGRPRACQMHDLLREIGISMLEREKFGVVYDGKIKIKECQLHQARRLSIQTTNGDLQSYGNMRRLRSLLVFVDSSVSFSSTSLPNLKLMRSLDLENVAINILPEGLGTLLNLRYLNLRGTQVQKLPKSIGKLRNLESLDITNTKVKELPSEVAELQNLYHLIMWSKGIANNLGDFLYLNGLQVPFKISKLKKLQVLYYIEAKGDIIRQLGSMTQLRRMGISNLREADEHDLCSSILNLKLIRTLRLYVNNEAEFLRMDALETPPPQLQKLGLHGKLERVPHWFCSLQNLTSLGLLGSSLEEDQLPHVAALPNLGRVTLINSFVGENLHFYSGFAKLKELYLFKFRQLKGIIIEKGAMPDIQKLWIDSCFALDAVPRGRVLFLNSDSSGGNGSRDGESFVLSQYLQVCHFFK